The following are encoded in a window of Rubellicoccus peritrichatus genomic DNA:
- a CDS encoding efflux RND transporter permease subunit: protein MHISELSVKRPVFAAVMSLLLVVIGVVAYTRLPVREYPDINPPIVSVETNYVGASASVVDTKITQLLEDRISGIEGIRSISSESQDGKSKITIEFSISRDIDNAANDVRERIGRALDNLPTEADPPEIYKVDANSDVIMWLNLASETMNGLELTDYARRFLVDRLSTVDGVARVRIGGAREYSMRIWLDREAMAARGVTVNDVENALLSENVELPAGRVDSESRYLTVRTERVYDTEDDFRQLVVMKAEDGHLIRIDEVADIRTGPVEYRQELRGNGVDMVGLGIIPQSTANTLEVAKKVKEEVKRIQASLPLDTRIIDSYDRTVFIDQSINEIYRSLIIAMILVIMVIFLFLGSFRAVLIPAVTVPISLVSSLIFLNFMGYSLNLLTLLALLLAIGLVVDDAIVVLENIYRRIHFGESASLAAVRGTKQVSFAVIATTLVLISVFVPIGFLSGNTGRLFSEFAFALAACVGFSSFVALTLSPMMCSFLLSSDQAEGPLAQYVDKVLNKVASGYRRILEVTLNHKVAVGVVVILVSALAIFFFRRLPAEFAPKEDRGVVFALMRAPEGSSYEYSQRYMREIENELMPLHEDGEATRILVRTPRSFGDPNSFNGGIAIIVLEDFGKRRPANEIMKEIGQKMSRLPGVVAFPVSFGGLSQSAGEPVQFVIGGNTYEELREWRDIILEAVRENPGLLNVDSDYKETKPQLNVRVLRDRAADVGVSLQQIGRTLETFFGSRRVTTYLDRGEEYDVILQGGDENRRSPSELENIYVRSESTGRLIPLSNLVEITDTADAPSLNRFNRLRAITITANLADGYTLGEALNYLEEQVRDKLPATAQIDYKAESREFIDAQGAIYFVFIFALIVVYLVLAAQFESIIHPITIILTVPLAVAGALMGLWITDGTLNIFSQIGVIMLAGLAAKNGILIVEFANQLRDEGMDNREAILRASELRLRPIAMTAISTVFGAIPLVLATGAGSENRITIGVVIFFGVAVSSALTLFTVPWAYDILGRYTTSPGARAQRIDKEAKAKAFQE, encoded by the coding sequence ATGCACATCTCTGAGTTATCGGTCAAACGACCCGTTTTTGCTGCAGTCATGAGCCTCCTGCTCGTGGTCATCGGGGTTGTTGCCTATACTCGTTTGCCAGTACGCGAGTACCCCGACATCAATCCGCCGATTGTATCTGTGGAAACGAATTACGTTGGTGCCTCTGCTTCCGTTGTCGATACCAAGATTACCCAACTGTTGGAAGACCGTATTAGCGGGATCGAAGGCATTCGGTCAATCTCTTCCGAAAGTCAGGACGGCAAATCGAAAATCACAATTGAGTTCAGCATCAGTCGCGACATCGACAACGCTGCCAATGACGTCCGCGAACGCATTGGTCGTGCTCTTGACAATCTGCCAACGGAAGCCGACCCACCGGAAATTTACAAAGTCGATGCCAACAGCGATGTCATCATGTGGCTAAATCTGGCATCAGAAACCATGAATGGTTTGGAACTGACGGACTATGCCCGGCGCTTTCTGGTCGACCGACTTTCAACCGTGGACGGTGTGGCACGGGTTCGCATCGGTGGAGCCCGAGAATACTCAATGCGTATCTGGCTGGACCGTGAAGCAATGGCTGCGCGTGGAGTCACCGTAAACGATGTCGAGAATGCCCTACTATCCGAGAACGTTGAGTTGCCGGCAGGTCGGGTTGATTCTGAAAGCCGCTATCTGACAGTTCGGACCGAACGTGTTTACGACACGGAAGATGACTTCCGACAACTGGTAGTGATGAAAGCGGAGGACGGTCACTTGATCCGGATTGATGAAGTGGCTGATATTCGGACAGGCCCGGTCGAATACCGACAGGAGTTGCGTGGCAATGGTGTTGATATGGTTGGACTTGGTATCATACCGCAGTCAACTGCCAATACACTGGAAGTAGCCAAGAAAGTCAAAGAAGAGGTGAAGCGCATCCAGGCCTCACTGCCTCTGGACACAAGGATTATAGACAGCTATGACCGCACTGTCTTTATCGACCAATCCATCAACGAGATCTATCGCTCACTGATCATTGCCATGATTCTGGTAATCATGGTCATCTTTCTCTTTCTGGGAAGCTTTCGGGCTGTGCTGATACCTGCGGTTACGGTGCCCATATCACTGGTTTCGTCATTGATATTTCTTAATTTCATGGGCTATTCGCTCAACCTGCTGACGCTGCTGGCTCTGCTCCTGGCGATTGGTCTGGTGGTAGATGATGCGATCGTCGTACTAGAAAACATCTATCGCCGCATTCACTTTGGTGAGTCTGCTTCACTTGCTGCAGTTCGAGGAACCAAACAAGTCAGCTTTGCCGTGATTGCGACGACGCTGGTTCTGATTTCTGTCTTTGTGCCGATTGGTTTTCTAAGTGGCAATACCGGACGCCTGTTCAGCGAGTTCGCATTCGCGCTGGCGGCGTGCGTCGGCTTTTCAAGTTTCGTGGCGCTGACACTCTCGCCCATGATGTGTAGCTTCCTGCTCTCATCTGACCAGGCCGAAGGACCGCTCGCCCAATATGTTGACAAAGTTCTAAATAAGGTGGCTTCCGGCTACCGGCGTATCCTTGAGGTAACTCTTAATCATAAAGTCGCTGTTGGTGTCGTTGTGATTTTAGTGAGTGCATTGGCCATCTTTTTCTTTCGAAGACTGCCGGCTGAATTCGCACCGAAGGAAGATCGTGGAGTGGTTTTTGCCTTAATGAGAGCACCAGAAGGATCAAGCTATGAGTATTCGCAACGCTACATGCGCGAAATCGAAAACGAGTTGATGCCATTGCATGAAGATGGTGAAGCCACCCGCATCCTCGTTCGAACACCACGCAGCTTTGGCGACCCGAATTCTTTCAACGGCGGTATTGCAATTATTGTATTGGAAGATTTCGGAAAACGACGACCCGCCAATGAAATCATGAAGGAGATTGGGCAAAAAATGTCCCGACTTCCCGGTGTTGTAGCTTTTCCAGTTTCGTTTGGCGGACTGTCGCAAAGCGCAGGAGAACCGGTGCAGTTTGTTATCGGCGGCAATACCTACGAAGAACTGCGGGAATGGCGTGATATCATCTTGGAAGCAGTCAGAGAAAACCCGGGACTGCTCAATGTAGACAGTGATTACAAGGAAACCAAACCACAGCTCAATGTCCGCGTCCTAAGAGACCGTGCTGCGGATGTCGGTGTTTCCCTCCAGCAGATCGGGCGCACTTTGGAAACTTTTTTTGGCTCTCGACGAGTCACCACTTATCTCGACCGCGGTGAAGAGTATGATGTCATCCTACAAGGTGGTGATGAGAACCGCAGAAGTCCTAGTGAACTGGAAAACATTTATGTGAGATCGGAAAGCACGGGCAGACTCATTCCATTAAGCAACCTGGTGGAGATAACCGACACTGCCGACGCTCCCAGCTTGAATCGTTTCAATCGATTACGCGCCATCACAATCACGGCAAACCTTGCCGATGGATACACTTTGGGAGAAGCACTTAACTACCTTGAAGAACAAGTGCGTGATAAATTACCCGCGACAGCTCAAATTGATTACAAGGCGGAGTCTCGTGAGTTCATCGACGCACAAGGTGCCATCTATTTTGTTTTCATCTTTGCGCTGATCGTAGTCTATCTGGTTCTCGCAGCTCAATTTGAGAGTATTATACACCCGATAACAATTATCCTGACAGTTCCGCTCGCTGTGGCGGGTGCCTTGATGGGGCTTTGGATAACTGATGGCACGCTAAACATTTTTTCTCAGATTGGCGTCATCATGCTGGCAGGACTGGCAGCCAAGAACGGTATCCTTATCGTAGAATTCGCAAACCAACTCCGCGACGAGGGAATGGATAACCGGGAGGCAATTCTACGGGCTTCCGAACTTCGATTACGACCAATTGCCATGACAGCGATTTCAACAGTCTTTGGTGCGATACCTCTTGTGCTTGCAACCGGAGCCGGCTCCGAGAACAGGATCACCATCGGTGTCGTCATCTTTTTCGGTGTCGCCGTATCCTCTGCCTTGACCCTCTTCACTGTCCCATGGGCCTATGACATTTTAGGACGCTACACAACAAGCCCCGGCGCACGTGCACAACGCATCGACAAGGAAGCCAAAGCAAAGGCCTTTCAAGAATGA
- a CDS encoding efflux RND transporter periplasmic adaptor subunit: MLTEKDKLTERTRTGGGKQIVIVILGLIGVVVAGILMWLPPKPREAAGFGGGPAPVIVETASTRTIDDLIEALGTVKANEHTALASKITERVNKVLFEDGQLVKKGDLLVQLDDTEVQALLAEAKAQLAEREAQIERIRSVEDSGALSRSVIDEEMSRYGIARARMDLIEAGVNDRRIVAPFDGQVGLREVSPGQLVTPADTIITISDLTPVKVDFTVPERYISKLKTGQLITATSVAFPDRIFEGEIRSISPNIDPISRAAQIRAFIPNKDHALLPGMLLNILVNLGSDEVLTINEAALIPLANKQYVMVVGADGMAEQIEVEMGRRFPGEVEILGGITPGTQIITQGFRARPGEAVDVKTEEDVFTSR, from the coding sequence ATGTTAACCGAAAAAGATAAATTGACGGAACGCACAAGGACCGGTGGAGGAAAGCAGATCGTTATTGTTATCCTCGGGCTGATTGGAGTCGTGGTCGCGGGAATACTGATGTGGCTTCCTCCAAAGCCCAGAGAAGCAGCAGGATTTGGTGGCGGCCCCGCTCCGGTCATTGTGGAAACCGCAAGCACCCGCACGATTGATGACCTGATCGAAGCACTGGGAACGGTGAAAGCAAATGAGCATACTGCGCTGGCATCGAAGATCACAGAGCGCGTCAACAAGGTACTCTTTGAAGATGGACAATTGGTCAAGAAGGGGGACTTGCTCGTCCAACTGGATGATACTGAAGTACAAGCGCTGCTGGCCGAGGCCAAAGCACAACTGGCTGAACGCGAAGCACAAATTGAACGTATCAGAAGCGTTGAGGATTCCGGCGCCCTCTCTCGTTCCGTCATCGACGAGGAAATGTCACGCTATGGAATTGCCCGTGCCCGAATGGACTTGATCGAAGCCGGAGTGAATGACAGACGCATCGTGGCCCCTTTCGACGGACAAGTCGGCCTTCGGGAAGTCAGCCCGGGACAACTCGTCACTCCAGCGGACACCATTATCACCATTAGTGACCTGACCCCGGTGAAGGTCGACTTTACTGTGCCGGAAAGATACATCAGTAAACTGAAAACTGGCCAATTAATTACAGCGACATCGGTTGCCTTTCCAGATCGAATATTTGAAGGAGAAATTCGCTCCATCTCACCAAATATTGATCCGATCAGCCGTGCTGCTCAAATCCGGGCATTCATTCCGAACAAGGATCATGCACTTCTTCCCGGAATGTTGCTGAACATCCTTGTAAATCTGGGCTCGGATGAAGTCTTAACCATCAATGAAGCCGCCTTGATTCCATTGGCCAATAAACAGTACGTCATGGTCGTGGGTGCTGATGGCATGGCCGAACAAATCGAAGTTGAAATGGGGCGTCGGTTTCCAGGTGAGGTTGAAATACTTGGTGGAATAACACCTGGCACCCAAATCATCACCCAGGGCTTTCGCGCTCGTCCAGGCGAAGCGGTAGATGTCAAAACAGAGGAAGACGTTTTTACTTCGCGCTGA
- a CDS encoding FUSC family protein, with protein sequence MLLKPKALQWVTACKASLSAVIAIGLAMLFDWDKPYWAAISTMVVTLPYVGAALEKSIMRILATVFGGFFAWFITAAFVQEQSAYLLMFVPLLIFTGYYSAGTWYPYAFLLGGITTVIVCVDSLQDPTNIWSVVYFRVSEISLGILVALAVNAIILPQSAGKALVAKIGDNLKDCAKLLKYGCETYLSDEKSLIDPQVLEDKLTGAISDLRPLILQARKDSQLVAHHQSEFDDIITRMENLLIALAVMRRAAEARFPKNFIREIEPELHNFTNALLSRLEEIGEAFRSSKVPEKADLFPIADAVDQRLEKVRHNGINSNYPIEDTTHLYAILANLNDIRIALDELADVAEHAYSARSKTPANKDTVTYKPDAIIDKRRLKHGIKVAIACVAAIYTWLWLQWPGGLQAVITTSIVIQMSVTASNSKSLLRLVGCLFGATLGAFAIVFVEPYVSSYLAFSIPLFLCFFPFAYVNFGKPAYAYAGFQAFLAFTLMTAVTNEQSVSLAAGVDRFMGILLGVIIAAVIQRLIWPVIPEHELRKDFEHFFDRAGAFLRSYTPVRLSGKAAPDALAILKGKVSPVARDAEIWLNQIAFRGEEQKAKSDARKFALAMQSLSFRMRALEQTFQRDMPAALRDRLAPQIISANDAVIESMDHLSEAFRSGNAPKKTVDFNQSTRDMSRAIHSIFRVERAGLVYSSHEVAGVLGLVRRYRSIINDAMICQDLAQEIDYKVLKRTPFF encoded by the coding sequence ATGCTACTAAAGCCCAAAGCGCTACAATGGGTAACCGCCTGTAAGGCCTCGCTCTCTGCGGTCATTGCAATTGGCCTAGCAATGTTGTTTGATTGGGACAAGCCCTACTGGGCGGCGATCTCAACGATGGTCGTCACCCTGCCCTACGTGGGCGCTGCTCTTGAGAAGAGTATCATGCGTATTCTGGCGACGGTTTTTGGTGGTTTTTTCGCCTGGTTCATTACCGCAGCCTTTGTTCAGGAGCAATCCGCTTACTTGCTCATGTTTGTACCCCTGCTCATCTTCACAGGCTACTATAGCGCTGGTACCTGGTATCCCTATGCTTTTCTTTTGGGTGGAATCACAACAGTCATCGTATGTGTTGATAGCCTGCAGGATCCAACCAATATCTGGTCTGTTGTCTATTTCCGGGTGTCGGAGATTAGCTTAGGAATTCTCGTCGCACTGGCAGTCAATGCCATCATCCTGCCTCAAAGCGCCGGCAAAGCGCTTGTCGCCAAAATCGGAGACAACCTCAAAGACTGTGCTAAGCTGTTAAAATATGGTTGTGAAACTTACTTGTCCGATGAGAAGTCATTGATTGATCCTCAAGTTCTTGAAGACAAACTGACCGGCGCGATCAGTGACCTACGGCCATTGATCCTACAGGCCCGCAAGGACAGCCAACTCGTAGCACATCATCAATCAGAGTTCGACGACATTATCACCCGCATGGAGAATCTGTTGATCGCTCTCGCCGTGATGCGAAGAGCTGCCGAGGCTCGATTCCCAAAAAACTTCATCAGGGAAATTGAACCCGAACTACATAATTTCACGAATGCTCTATTAAGCCGCCTGGAAGAAATCGGTGAAGCGTTTCGCAGTAGTAAAGTTCCAGAAAAAGCAGATCTCTTCCCAATTGCTGATGCTGTTGACCAGCGTTTGGAAAAAGTCCGCCACAATGGAATCAATTCCAATTACCCTATCGAAGATACAACGCACCTTTATGCCATCCTTGCCAATCTCAATGATATTCGGATTGCCTTGGACGAATTGGCTGATGTTGCGGAACACGCCTACTCTGCACGGAGTAAAACGCCCGCGAACAAAGACACGGTCACATACAAACCGGACGCCATTATCGACAAACGGAGACTGAAGCACGGCATCAAGGTTGCCATAGCCTGTGTTGCTGCAATCTATACTTGGCTCTGGTTGCAATGGCCTGGCGGCTTACAGGCAGTCATTACGACCTCAATTGTTATCCAGATGTCGGTCACAGCCAGTAACAGTAAATCATTGCTGCGGCTTGTCGGCTGTCTCTTCGGAGCCACCTTGGGCGCCTTTGCCATCGTTTTTGTTGAGCCATATGTTTCATCCTATCTGGCTTTTTCGATTCCACTTTTTCTCTGCTTCTTTCCCTTCGCCTATGTCAACTTTGGTAAACCCGCTTATGCCTATGCCGGGTTTCAGGCCTTTCTCGCATTTACGCTCATGACTGCTGTCACCAACGAGCAGAGTGTCTCTCTGGCGGCTGGGGTTGATCGCTTTATGGGAATCCTGCTCGGCGTGATTATAGCGGCGGTCATTCAACGCCTTATCTGGCCAGTCATTCCTGAACACGAACTACGCAAGGACTTTGAACACTTCTTTGATCGAGCCGGAGCTTTCCTTCGCTCCTACACGCCGGTGAGACTCAGTGGAAAGGCAGCCCCAGATGCACTGGCGATCCTGAAAGGAAAAGTTTCACCAGTTGCTCGTGATGCGGAAATCTGGCTCAACCAAATTGCTTTTAGGGGTGAAGAGCAAAAAGCGAAGTCAGATGCACGTAAGTTTGCCCTCGCCATGCAATCATTAAGCTTCCGCATGCGAGCACTTGAGCAGACCTTTCAACGGGACATGCCTGCTGCACTTCGTGATCGGCTTGCTCCGCAAATTATCAGTGCCAATGATGCGGTCATCGAATCGATGGATCATCTTTCCGAAGCGTTTCGTAGCGGCAACGCACCAAAGAAAACTGTAGACTTTAACCAATCAACAAGAGATATGAGCCGGGCGATTCATTCGATTTTCCGGGTCGAACGTGCCGGTCTGGTCTATTCAAGCCATGAGGTAGCTGGTGTCCTTGGTCTGGTTCGGCGTTATCGCTCGATCATCAACGATGCAATGATTTGCCAGGACCTTGCTCAGGAAATCGACTATAAAGTCCTGAAAAGGACGCCATTCTTTTGA
- a CDS encoding DUF1656 domain-containing protein produces MTASTSYFNPFGWIPDDWRFPPEVELAGFYLTPIFFVIAAALLLGVVTAWVADRLSLSRFIWHPPLFLIALIFIYGFVLTLMFLPQ; encoded by the coding sequence ATGACTGCTTCCACGAGCTACTTCAATCCCTTTGGTTGGATACCTGATGATTGGCGTTTTCCGCCCGAAGTCGAATTGGCAGGCTTCTACCTAACGCCAATTTTCTTTGTAATCGCAGCGGCATTGCTGCTTGGAGTGGTTACCGCCTGGGTTGCTGACCGGCTTTCACTGTCTCGCTTTATCTGGCACCCGCCATTGTTTCTCATTGCTTTGATCTTTATCTATGGCTTTGTCCTCACACTCATGTTTTTGCCACAATGA
- a CDS encoding efflux RND transporter periplasmic adaptor subunit, giving the protein MKGFLKVSITLAVVAIAIGLGLLVWRDYLIYPWTRDGQVRAYVVGIAARVDGPMIDVAVVDNQWVNRGDLLFEIDPTDFEQRVAAAKAAINSATVAAENLAAEVERRRDLVAQSLISLEEFQTIETQYAEAVAAIAVDEAELELARLNLSYTKVYATVDGYVTNLQVAEGTYVTAGQPLVALVDASSFWVWGYFKETDLSNIKSGDLAEVRFMGHYSEPIEGRVESIGWGIFQEDGSEGQDLLPYVKPTVDWVRLAQRFPVRIKLIDPPENIPLRIGMTASVMVLPKADSQEQSNLQSTPNISSYPKELVDGRGDVVVIPTEPKRIISLAPSTTEIALELGEGENLIAVTEHCVLPEGFKTDLPRLSTYPSLPFEVIVSLQPDLILLADITNASDVIRLRRFGIPALVMNSTGYQGVIEDVGLAADALERHDDGAEVILELAEARAIAQKTHDTNPEWKKPRVVLFLDREGKFAAGPGSFADGLIEVAGGVNIAAGALERWPQLSREFLVEADPEVILISEAGGRGEPLSQSELSTFRDDAVWSNLSAVREGRVYLIDSARLSVPGPGVKDSLLQVAKAIQDNG; this is encoded by the coding sequence ATGAAAGGTTTTCTCAAAGTCAGCATCACTCTTGCCGTCGTTGCTATTGCGATCGGCTTGGGTTTGCTAGTGTGGCGGGATTATCTGATTTATCCCTGGACGCGTGATGGGCAGGTCCGGGCTTATGTTGTCGGGATTGCTGCACGGGTCGATGGTCCGATGATTGACGTTGCGGTTGTCGACAACCAGTGGGTTAATCGTGGTGATTTGCTGTTTGAGATTGATCCAACCGACTTTGAGCAGCGGGTTGCCGCTGCGAAAGCTGCGATCAATAGCGCTACGGTTGCTGCTGAAAATCTGGCTGCTGAAGTCGAGCGTCGGCGAGACCTTGTGGCGCAGAGTCTGATTTCTCTGGAAGAGTTTCAAACCATAGAAACGCAGTATGCTGAAGCCGTTGCAGCAATTGCCGTCGACGAGGCTGAGCTTGAGCTGGCCCGATTGAATCTCAGTTACACCAAAGTCTACGCGACGGTTGATGGCTATGTGACCAACTTGCAGGTTGCGGAGGGAACCTATGTCACGGCAGGCCAACCTTTAGTTGCTCTGGTTGATGCTTCATCTTTCTGGGTCTGGGGGTATTTCAAGGAAACCGATCTTAGTAATATTAAATCTGGTGATCTTGCTGAGGTTCGCTTCATGGGGCATTATTCAGAACCAATCGAAGGTCGCGTCGAAAGCATTGGTTGGGGGATATTTCAGGAAGATGGTTCGGAAGGGCAGGATTTGCTTCCTTACGTCAAACCAACAGTTGATTGGGTGCGGTTGGCTCAACGTTTCCCAGTGCGCATCAAGCTCATAGATCCACCCGAAAATATTCCTTTGAGAATTGGTATGACTGCCAGTGTGATGGTCTTGCCGAAGGCTGATTCACAAGAACAAAGCAATCTGCAATCCACTCCCAATATCTCTTCTTACCCCAAGGAGCTGGTCGATGGCCGTGGAGATGTCGTTGTCATTCCAACAGAACCCAAGCGGATTATCAGCCTTGCACCGAGCACGACTGAGATAGCTTTGGAACTTGGAGAAGGTGAAAATTTAATTGCCGTAACGGAACATTGTGTCCTGCCTGAAGGGTTTAAAACTGATCTTCCACGACTTTCCACTTACCCCAGCTTACCATTCGAAGTGATTGTTTCGTTACAACCTGATTTGATTCTTCTGGCTGATATTACCAATGCTTCCGATGTGATAAGGCTTCGCCGATTCGGGATTCCAGCCTTGGTTATGAATAGCACAGGATATCAAGGTGTCATTGAGGATGTTGGTCTCGCAGCTGATGCTTTGGAGCGTCATGACGATGGCGCTGAAGTGATATTGGAATTGGCGGAAGCAAGAGCTATCGCTCAAAAGACTCACGATACGAATCCTGAATGGAAAAAGCCTCGTGTTGTTCTTTTTCTTGATCGCGAAGGAAAGTTTGCCGCAGGTCCGGGTAGCTTTGCTGATGGGTTGATCGAGGTTGCAGGTGGCGTTAATATCGCGGCCGGAGCATTGGAACGATGGCCTCAACTCAGTCGTGAATTTTTAGTCGAAGCCGATCCGGAAGTTATATTGATTTCAGAGGCCGGGGGCAGGGGGGAACCATTGTCTCAAAGCGAATTGAGTACCTTTCGCGATGATGCTGTTTGGAGTAATCTTAGCGCCGTTCGTGAAGGTCGCGTCTATCTGATCGATTCGGCCCGTCTGAGCGTACCCGGTCCTGGCGTCAAAGACTCACTGCTACAAGTAGCCAAGGCAATTCAGGATAATGGGTAG
- a CDS encoding transglycosylase SLT domain-containing protein has protein sequence MEESRRIQIFWVVGIVLGLLGTIFHLNVVPHAWKKATQPKPPEIWSYIKKESDRKGLNPNFVYSIAFAESTLNPYADTGYARGLMQMSEVAWITVDKSSYNNAFDWKDNVNAGTAYLDHLKDELSKSGNFSYPLLAASYRYGINKVRRANYEISELPRPKNKIYQELFTGMLAPVDPPVS, from the coding sequence ATGGAAGAGAGTCGCCGGATACAAATCTTTTGGGTGGTAGGAATTGTGTTGGGACTTCTTGGGACCATATTCCATTTGAATGTGGTGCCTCATGCCTGGAAAAAAGCCACTCAGCCGAAGCCGCCCGAGATTTGGTCTTATATCAAGAAAGAATCAGATCGTAAGGGTTTGAACCCGAATTTCGTTTATTCAATCGCTTTTGCCGAAAGTACTCTCAATCCCTATGCCGATACAGGTTATGCCCGCGGCTTGATGCAGATGAGCGAAGTTGCCTGGATTACAGTGGACAAGTCTTCCTACAACAACGCTTTCGACTGGAAGGATAATGTTAATGCCGGGACAGCTTATCTCGATCACCTGAAGGATGAGCTTTCGAAGTCCGGCAATTTTAGCTATCCGCTGCTGGCAGCGAGCTATCGCTATGGCATTAACAAGGTTCGCCGGGCCAACTACGAGATTTCTGAGTTACCAAGGCCTAAGAACAAGATCTACCAGGAATTGTTCACTGGCATGCTTGCTCCGGTGGATCCGCCGGTTTCTTGA